A single region of the Ziziphus jujuba cultivar Dongzao chromosome 10, ASM3175591v1 genome encodes:
- the LOC107412341 gene encoding F-box protein PP2-B10, translating into MSMAYYFLKLPEDCIANIFSFTSPRDVCRSFLVSRAFRSAAEADAVWERYLPPDCYSIISRCPNPPPHLSSLSKKDLYFSLCNFPLLIDDGKKSFSLEKSSGKKCYMISARDLSIIWGDTPDYWRWIPLPEARFPEVAELMDVCWFEIRGKIDVRMLSPLTTYAAYLVFKLTTDAEGFEDVPVQTGVGLVGGETSSRNVYLDADPRERNDGWLEVELGDFNYGGDGQDGELEMSVCETNRGNWKSGFICEGIEIRPKEVIN; encoded by the exons ATGAGCATggcttattattttttaaaattacctGAAGATTGTATTGCCAACATCTTCTCCTTCACGTCTCCTCGCGATGTGTGTCGTTCCTTTTTGGTTTCGCGGGCTTTTAGGTCGGCCGCTGAAGCCGACGCCGTTTGGGAGCGGTATCTGCCACCCGATTGCTACTCTATCATCTCTCGCTGTCCCAATCCCCCTCCTCATCTCTCTAGTCTTTCCAAGAAAGACCTCTATTTTTCTCTCTGCAACTTTCCGCTCCTCATTGACGATGGCAAGAAG AGCTTTTCACTGGAAAAGTCGAGTGGTAAGAAATGCTACATGATCTCTGCAAGGGACCTATCAATCATTTGGGGTGATACTCCGGACTATTGGAGATGGATTCCTCTGCCCGAAGCAAG GTTTCCTGAGGTGGCCGAGCTTATGGATGTTTGTTGGTTCGAGATCCGTGGCAAGATTGATGTTCGTATGTTATCTCCATTGACAACGTATGCGGCTTACCTTGTGTTCAAGTTAACTACAGATGCAGAGGGATTTGAAGACGTGCCAGTGCAGACTGGCGTTGGACTTGTTGGGGGAGAAACAAGCAGTAGAAATGTGTATTTGGATGCGGATCCAAGAGAGAGAAATGACGGGTGGTTGGAAGTTGAGCTGGGTGACTTCAACTATGGAGGAGATGGACAAGATGGTGAGTTGGAAATGAGCGTTTGTGAGACCAATCGTGGTAACTGGAAGAGCGGATTCATCTGTGAAGGGATCGAGATCAGACCAAAAGAAGTAATAAATTAG
- the LOC107434720 gene encoding uncharacterized protein LOC107434720, whose translation MADHALTVQDASLTVVDHVLAIGQEFPDVETCRRTLKDIAIALHFDLRIVKSDRSRFIAKCSKEGCPWRVHVAKCSGVPTFTIRTLHGEHTCEGVRNLHHQQASVGWVARSVEARIRDNPQYKPKEILQDIRDQHGVAVSYMQAWRGKERSMAALHGTFEEGYRLLPEYCEQLRKTNPGSIASVFATGQENCFQRLFISYRASISGFIHACRPLLELDKAHLKGKYLGTVLCAAAVDADDALFPLAIAIVDVESDENWMWFMSELRKLLGVNTESMPRLTILSERQRGIVEAVETHFPSAFHGFCLRCVSENFRDTFKNTKLVNIFWNAVYALTAVEFESKIAEMVEISQDVLQWFQHFPPQLWAVAYFEGVRYGHFTLGVTELLYNWALECHELPIVQMMEHIRLQLTSWFDDRRAMGMRWTSILVPSAEKRILEAIADAHCYQVLRANEVEFEIVSTERTNIVDIRTRICSCRRWQLYGLPCAHAAAALISCGHNVHLFAEPCFTVENYRETYSQLINPIPEKNLWREVGEGTEGGSAKVDIAIRPPKTRRPPGRPKKKVPRVENFKRPKRVVQCGRCHMLGHSQKKCTMPI comes from the coding sequence ATGGCTGATCATGCTTTAACTGTACAAGATGCTTCTCTTACTGTGGTAGATCATGTATTAGCTATAGGGCAAGAATTTCCTGATGTTGAAACTTGCCGTAGAACGTTGAAGGATATTGCTATAGCACTGCATTTTGATCTTCGAATAGTGAAATCAGATCGCAGCCGTTTCATAGCCAAGTGTTCCAAAGAGGGTTGTCCATGGCGTGTTCATGTAGCAAAATGTTCTGGAGTTCCAACCTTTACAATTAGAACCTTGCATGGAGAACATACTTGTGAAGGAGTTCGCAACCTTCACCACCAGCAGGCATCAGTGGGGTGGGTTGCTAGATCTGTAGAAGCACGTATTCGAGATAATCCTCAATATAAACCGAAGGAAATCCTTCAGGATATTCGTGATCAACATGGTGTTGCTGTTTCTTACATGCAAGCTTGGCGTGGAAAGGAGCGTAGTATGGCCGCCCTTCATGGAACTTTTGAAGAGGGGTATCGCCTTCTTCCTGAATATTGTGAGCAATTAAGGAAAACCAATCCAGGAAGCATTGCTTCGGTTTTTGCTACAGGACAAGAAAATTGCTTCCAACGCCTCTTTATTTCTTATCGTGCATCAATCTCTGGGTTTATTCATGCATGTAGACCACTTCTAGAGCTTGATAAAGCACATCTTAAGGGGAAATACTTGGGTACAGTACTTTGTGCTGCAGCAGTTGATGCTGATGATGCTTTGTTTCCTTTAGCAATAGCTATTGTTGATGTGGAAAGTGATGAAAACTGGATGTGGTTCATGTCAGAATTGCGAAAGCTTCTTGGAGTGAACACTGAAAGCATGCCTAGACTTACTATTCTATCTGAAAGACAAAGAGGCATTGTAGAGGCAGTAGAAACACATTTTCCAAGTGCTTTCCATGGTTTTTGTCTGCGTTGTGTTAGTGAAAATTTCCGTGACACATTTAAGAACACAAagttggtgaatatattttggAATGCTGTTTATGCCCTCACTGCAGTTGAATTTGAGAGCAAGATTGCTGAGATGGTCGAGATCTCACAAGATGTCCTACAGTGGTTCCAACACTTTCCTCCCCAACTGTGGGCGGTAGCATATTTTGAGGGTGTGAGATATGGCCATTTCACATTGGGGGTCACAGAATTGTTGTATAATTGGGCCCTTGAGTGTCATGAGCTTCCTATTGTGCAAATGATGGAGCATATTCGCCTTCAATTGACATCTTGGTTTGATGATCGGCGAGCTATGGGCATGAGGTGGACCTCAATTCTTGTACCATCTGCTGAGAAGCGAATTCTAGAGGCCATTGCGGATGCTCATTGCTATCAAGTTCTAAGAGCAAATGAGGTTGAGTTTGAGATTGTATCGACTGAGAGGACAAATATTGTTGACATAAGAACTCGTATATGTTCTTGTCGGCGTTGGCAGTTATATGGTTTACCTTGTGCACATGCTGCTGCTGCTCTAATTTCTTGCGGGCACAATGTACATCTATTTGCCGAGCCTTGTTTCACAGTAGAAAATTACCGAGAGACCTATTCCCAGTTGATAAATCCTATTCCAGAGAAGAATCTATGGAGGGAAGTTGGTGAGGGGACAGAAGGTGGAAGTGCCAAGGTTGATATAGCAATACGTCCACCCAAGACTCGGCGACCGCCCGGTAGACCCAAGAAGAAGGTCCCCCGTGTAGAAAACTTCAAACGCCCAAAAAGAGTAGTTCAATGTGGTCGCTGCCATATGTTAGGACATTCTCAAAAGAAATGCACAATGCCAATTTAA
- the LOC107412366 gene encoding F-box protein PP2-B10 yields MGVCMARPSNRETEIKIFEDDDDDDKAVDYFNQLPGDCIANIISFTSPRDACRSSLISRAFRSAAESNAVWERFLPPDCYSIISRSPYPPPCPSKKDLYFSLCDSPLLIDDGKKSFSLEKSSGKKCYMISARDLLIIWGDTPMYWRWISLPEARFPEVAELIDVCWFEIRGKIDVRILSPLTTYAAYLVFKFTKSAHGFEQLPVETTFGLVGGERSKRNVYLDAKRHHRNGNGTYPKKRKDGWLEVELGDFYYGGDGQDGELEMRVLEIWRCHWKRGFICEGIEIRPRGVIN; encoded by the exons ATGGGAGTGTGCATGGCAAGGCCAAGCAATAGAGAAACAGAGATCAAGATATTCgaagacgacgacgacgacgataaGGCGGTggattattttaatcaattgcCTGGAGATTGTATTGCCAACATCATCTCCTTCACGTCTCCTCGCGATGCGTGTCGTTCCTCTTTGATTTCGCGGGCTTTTAGGTCGGCCGCTGAATCAAACGCCGTTTGGGAGCGGTTTTTGCCACCCGATTGCTACTCTATCATCTCTCGCTCTCCTTATCCTCCTCCTTGTCCTTCCAAGAAAGACCTCTATTTTTCTCTCTGCGACTCTCCGCTCCTCATCGACGATGGCAAGAAG AGCTTTTCACTGGAAAAATCGAGTGGTAAGAAATGCTACATGATCTCTGCAAGGGACCTATTAATCATTTGGGGTGATACTCCAATGTATTGGAGATGGATTTCTCTGCCGGAAGCAAG GTTTCCTGAGGTGGCCGAGCTTATCGATGTGTGTTGGTTCGAGATCCGTGGCAAGATTGATGTTCGTATATTATCTCCATTGACAACGTATGCGGCTTACCTTGTATTCAAGTTTACTAAAAGTGCACATGGATTTGAACAACTGCCAGTGGAGACTACCTTTGGACTTGTTGGGGGCGAAAGAAGCAAGAGGAATGTGTATTTGGATGCCAAAAGACACCATAGGAATGGCAATGGTACATatccaaaaaagagaaaagatggGTGGTTGGAAGTTGAGCTGGGTGACTTCTACTATGGAGGAGATGGACAAGATGGTGAGTTGGAAATGAGGGTTCTTGAGATCTGGCGTTGTCACTGGAAGAGAGGTTTCATTTGTGAAGGGATCGAGATCAGACCAAGAGGAGTAATAAATTAG
- the LOC107412346 gene encoding subtilisin-like protease SBT3: MELNRRPTLQSIFFITAICIFLGPLEITVSAERATYIVHMDKSFKPRSSSTHKHWYSSIVNNLNTDIHSSFHEQKSFTTPSLLYTYDNAIHGFSASLSPQELENLKKSPGFVSAYIDKTVTVDTTHTTDFLSLNPSTGLWPASKYGEDVIIGVVDSGVWPESDSFKDHGLSANIPAKWKGNCEEGQDFNSSLCNVKLIGARYFNKGVIAANPNITVTMNSARDTVGHGTHTSSTAAGNYVEDVSYFGYARGTARGVAPRSRVAMYKVLWDEGRYASDVLAGIDQAIADGVDVISISMGFDGVPLYKDPIAIASFAAMEKGVVFSSSAGNAGPELGTLHNGIPWVLTVAAGTIDRSFGGTLTFGNGQILAGWTLFPANSIVENIPLIYNKTFSACNSSKLLFDSSPEGIIICDETWPVRDQMRHLTEAQLIGAIFISNSTIIYELGQVTFPGVMISPKDGYSVIKYAESSENPTVSIKFQQTFLGTKPAPLAAVYTSRGPSTSYPNILKPDIMAPGSRVLAAYIPNRPSGVIGSNVFLPSNYNILSGTSMSCPHISGVAALLKGAHPEWSPAAIRSAMMTTANPLDNTQNPIRDNGNHLEFASPLAIGSGQVDPNRALDPGLIYDSTPQDYVNLLCALNFTKKQILAITRSQAYNLSNPSSDLNYPSFIALYDKRTTSRIEKFERIVTNVGDGVAKYKVSVTAPYGSEVTVFPETLVFGNKYEKQSYSLTLKYGRDKRGKVSFGEIVWIEESGKHTVRSPIVVSPTI, translated from the coding sequence atggagctTAATCGTAGGCCAACTCTTCAATCCATATTCTTCATTACTGCAATATGCATTTTCTTGGGTCCGCTGGAAATAACAGTTTCAGCAGAAAGAGCAACTTATATTGTCCATATGGACAAGTCTTTCAAGCCCAGATCATCATCTACCCATAAACACTGGTACTCCTCCATTGTCAACAATCTCAACACCGACATTCACTCCTCATTCCATGAACAGAAATCATTCACCACTCCATCACTGCTTTACACCTATGACAATGCTATTCATGGCTTCAGTGCGAGTCTCTCTCCACAAGAATTGGAGAATTTAAAGAAATCCCCTGGCTTTGTCTCAGCTTACATTGACAAGACAGTCACCGTTGACACCACTCACACCACAGACTTCCTCTCCCTCAACCCCTCCACTGGTCTGTGGCCTGCTTCCAAATATGGTGAAGATGTCATCATTGGTGTCGTCGATTCAGGGGTCTGGCCAGAGAGTGACAGCTTCAAAGACCATGGCTTGAGTGCTAATATCCCAGCCAAGTGGAAGGGAAATTGCGAGGAAGGACAAGATTTCAACTCCTCATTGTGTAACGTCAAGCTCATAGGTGCTAGATACTTCAACAAAGGTGTGATTGCTGCCAATCCTAATATCACCGTCACTATGAACTCTGCCAGGGACACAGTGGGCCATGGTACTCACACATCATCCACAGCTGCTGGCAACTACGTTGAGGATGTTTCTTACTTTGGCTATGCAAGAGGGACGGCCAGAGGTGTGGCTCCACGCTCGAGAGTGGCCATGTACAAGGTCTTATGGGATGAAGGGCGCTATGCCTCTGATGTTCTGGCTGGCATCGACCAAGCTATTGCTGATGGGGTGGATGTCATTTCTATCTCAATGGGTTTCGATGGTGTACCTCTGTATAAGGATCCAATAGCAATAGCTTCTTTTGCTGCAATGGAGAAGGGTGTGGTGTTTTCTTCGTCAGCTGGAAATGCAGGTCCAGAGCTTGGGACCCTGCATAATGGAATCCCTTGGGTGTTGACTGTTGCAGCAGGGACAATAGACCGTTCGTTTGGGGGGACACTGACCTTTGGAAATGGACAAATCCTTGCAGGGTGGACGTTGTTCCCAGCAAATTCCATAGTGGAGAACATCCcattaatatataacaaaaccTTCTCGGCATGTAACTCATCAAAGTTGTTATTTGATTCTTCTCCTGAAGGGATCATCATCTGCGATGAAACATGGCCTGTGCGTGATCAAATGAGACACCTCACTGAAGCACAGTTGATCGGTGCCATATTCATCTCAAACTCTACTATAATATATGAATTAGGACAGGTTACATTCCCCGGCGTTATGATTAGCCCCAAAGATGGATACTCTGTGATCAAATATGCAGAAAGTAGTGAGAATCCCACAGTGAGCATCAAGTTCCAACAGACTTTTTTGGGAACAAAGCCTGCACCATTAGCCGCTGTATACACTTCAAGAGGTCCTTCAACAAGTTACCCAAACATCTTGAAGCCGGACATAATGGCACCTGGGAGTCGAGTTTTGGCTGCCTATATTCCAAATCGTCCATCTGGAGTAATTGGGTCAAATGTGTTTTTGCCTAGTAACTACAATATATTATCAGGGACATCAATGTCTTGTCCACATATTTCTGGTGTTGCAGCATTATTGAAAGGAGCACACCCAGAATGGAGTCCAGCTGCAATTAGATCTGCCATGATGACCACAGCCAACCCATTAGATAATACTCAGAACCCAATTCGTGACAATGGCAATCATTTGGAATTTGCTTCACCTTTAGCTATTGGTTCGGGTCAGGTGGATCCAAACAGAGCACTTGACCCAGGTCTCATATACGATTCAACCCCACAAGACTATGTCAATCTACTTTGTGCATTGAATTTCACCAAGAAACAAATCTTAGCCATCACTAGATCACAAGCCTATAACTTGTCCAATCCATCTTCTGATCTGAACTACCCATCCTTCATAGCCTTGTATGACAAGCGAACTACGTCAAGGATTGAGAAGTTTGAAAGAATTGTGACAAATGTGGGAGATGGTGTGGCAAAGTACAAGGTTTCAGTGACAGCTCCATATGGTTCTGAAGTTACTGTCTTTCCAGAGACATTGGTGTTTGGGAACAAGTATGAGAAGCAGAGCTACTCTCTTACCTTGAAGTATGGAAGGGATAAGAGAGGAAAAGTATCATTTGGTGAAATTGTTTGGATCGAAGAAAGTGGAAAGCATACAGTGAGGAGTCCAATTGTGGTATCACCTACAATTTGA